A window of Juglans regia cultivar Chandler chromosome 7, Walnut 2.0, whole genome shotgun sequence contains these coding sequences:
- the LOC118348930 gene encoding uncharacterized mitochondrial protein AtMg00810-like, giving the protein MHQKVDSGLWNFYPQSSVELLVLIYVDDILVTGSSTTTINSLIHQLCDGLPVKDLGQLHFFLGIETHFEFGGLFFSQHKYVVDLLQKTNMSNAKAVSTPISSAHAFKLFDGDPFHDPTLYRSIVGALQYVLLTRPDLSSLLTKFVSLCTV; this is encoded by the coding sequence ATGCACCAAAAAGTAGACTCTGGTTTGTGGAACTTCTATCCACAGTCCTCTGTGGAACTTCTAGTTCTCATTTATGTCGATGACATTCTCGTCACAGGTTCCTCTACTACTACCATTAATTCTCTGATTCATCAGCTTTGTGATGGTCTCCCTGTTAAGGACCTCGGGcaacttcattttttcttgggTATTGAAACTCATTTTGAGTTTGGTGGTCTCTTTTTCTCTCAACACAAGTATGTTGTGGATTTGCTCCAGAAAACAAATATGTCCAATGCTAAGGCTGTTTCCACTCCTATATCCTCAGCACATGCTTTTAAACTCTTTGATGGTGATCCATTTCATGATCCCACTCTCTACAGGAGTATTGTCGGGGCCCTCCAATATGTTTTGCTCACAAGGCCTGATCTCTCTTCACTATTAACAAAGTTTGTCAGTTTATGCACCGTTTGA